The following is a genomic window from Mya arenaria isolate MELC-2E11 chromosome 4, ASM2691426v1.
cataaacaGTGATAAAAAACACATGAGATACATGTTGCTTAAAGGCAATACAAAACAATCATCACTTCACAATAAAAAGACAGGGATACTTCTTCGACATCTGCATTAACAGGCTTAGTAGTAATCTATTATTTTTGGGGATATTTTGTGGTTATTTTAAAAGTTCACTTCATTGAGATGCCTTGGACAAATCCTACTGGTAGGTTTCAAGGCCAAAgtcaaaacatacatgtaaacattcGCTACATTGCAATTTAGTACTTCAGTTGATAAGAACAAGGAAATGGAGGTTATAAATctatattcatgtttttttaaaagggcTGACCAAACAACAAGGAGACAAATCACTGAACTCACTTGTTGACTATGTCCCTGGCCTGCTGTATTGGAAGGCTCCCTGCCCTGATGGCCATCAGCTCCCGTCTCTCCTGGCTATCGTCCCGCCTGTATACCTGCAGGGTGTGGCCTGCAACTAGCTCACTGTAAAATAAAGgtggaaaaataaatatgtacttCATACAATGGTGATATTCTAATAGATTGATCTATAATTAGTCTACTTCgctaaaatgtaataattaaacCCCCACCATGGAGTGGTGTGGGCTATATAGGAATCACCTTGTCTGTCCTGGGACATTGGGACAAGTCTACCTTTCTACACTTCTCcatatgttttttaagtatttacttcaaacttcatacacatattgacaGTGTTTAGGAGAAGTGCCGtgctaaataaacatttctttgtgTATGGTAtttttagagtaattgccctttgattATGTTTATCCTAAAAAATGTTTACTCCTCTCAACCCTTGTCCCTTGTCAGTCTTGAGCATATCTTGCAAAGTAttgacttgaaacttcatatacagaaaGATTTCATTGAAGAGAAGTGTTGTGCAAATGAATAATACTTCTGGCTgcagtattttttaatttatattggcctttgttaatttgcataCTTATTTTTGTCTGGAGCGTTTAAAACCAGGTTTATTCTTCATTCAAATGTAtagataataaaacattgataacttAGAATTAAATAGTGAAAAATGTTATGGAAAGAGTTATTATAGATGTACTGGTTTGAGGTATTGCATTCTGTGTAATGaagcaatgaaaataatatttgttaccGAGCGTTCTGTAGGAGCCTGACAATAATGTAGAGCAGTTTACACATTTTTGGTGACAAGGGGCAGTTGTCTTTTTCATGTTCAGCACACCATGACAGTAGGAGTTTAGTCCCCTTACTGCCATGGGCATCCCGCAGATATTTATCAAGGCAGGCTCTGAATGAAGGATAGAAGCaagtatttaattttatgatCGGAATCACTACAATAGCAATGCTTGATAAGTGtacataaatcaaattatttgataGAAATTTGATAAACACAAAAGATGCTTTCATTTGACTTAGCAAATGCACAgctaaaacacttattttgacCATCTATGCTTCAGTTTGTGATCAAGTATTAGTAATATTACTGTTGAGCAATGAAATCAAATCTGGCCTAAAAAAGGAGATAACTCCATTACAAAGAAACTTACAAGTAATTGAACTGTACAAAGTCATATTGTATTAATACAGTAGTAAAACCCTCATATATTTACTTGTTAAGGAAGAGTTGTTTTCCATCTGCAAGCTGCCTCCACACAGGCAATGCTCGTATGAGAAAATGGTTGTCCAGGAATAGAGTCTCAACACATCTTGCATCCCCAGCCAGCAGCAGTTCACAATAGCGATGAACCTCATGTATTGTGTAGTCACATAGCTGTCCCTCACTGTTCTGCAGATAGAgtgatataatataatatcaagACATATTTGCAGAAATATTTCGCATTCATTATTAGTAAAATGCAAGATTAATAATACACTGTAAGTAGTAAAGTTTTAAGCATGATATATTATACGTACACTGGCATTAGAAAGGAGAGTACTGGTAGCTATTTAGGACATATCATTTTTTGCTCAAGTTATGGGTGGTAAATGTTACTTAAAAgtgttttacatgtattgttaattatgttatgttataatgaatagtacattaattttatgaattacATAAACTTTGGACATTTTTATGCCGATGTGTAGTTTACCTTGATTGTCTGTTTTGGTGGATGGAAACCAAGCATGTCAGAGGTTTTAGCTTGGTAAACTATAAACATGTCTGTGTCACTGTTTGCTGTCTGTAAATTGTACCTgtaattaagaaattatcaaagAAATTGTGATGCACCATGACTTTACAAAATTGTATACGAACAAGATGGTTAAAATAGGGCCCTAATTGCAAGATGATATTTGTTCTGATGAAAAGCATCCAGTCGGCACCATTATAGAGAACCTGCTCAGGCTGCTGACATCATGCATATATGGCCAACCCATACCCTATTGTACACAATGAGAGGTGCAAACATTAATAGTCACGTGATAGTCAAAAGGTCATGTGATGCATTGTCAGGCAGAAAATATGGCGATTTGTATTCTACGTTGAATTGTTGCTATGTGCCTTCAATCTTAGTAGATAAGGAATAAACTTAAGTTTGAATTCAAGTGACAACAGTCTTGGACAATTTTCTCCACTATTACTAAAATTCTTCCGTACTTTTTGTCTTGAACTTGCAACATTTTCTACCCTCTCTGGTTCTTATTTGGTTCTCAAATCGGCATGGGCTTTTAAAAGGACATTTACAGTACACTCAATTTACTGTTTTAATAGCAATTACTATCCAGagttattgaacttttttttcaaagaatttaCCGcttttattataatacattaattactttttgaagttaatgaaacttaatttttcaaacaactATCTTTATGAATGGTAATGATtgttatatgatttatttatgaacTGGatgtaattattaaattattttttaaatgcatccTAAAATACCTTTGGCTGCCAAATGGGCAAGCAAGGATAACTCTGCCAAGTTCAACTTCCACCTTCGAAACAATCCTGTTCCATGTTTCTACAATTGACTCAGTTGTGTCCTCGTAAAATGGCTGAGGTGCTTGCTccattttcttattttccttCTTTGACTGTTTTTCAACAAGCTCTTCTCTGAAGTCTGATATAAGATGGCAAATCTTTTCTCCAGTTTGAGTATCTAATTCCTGCCAGTTTCGACATTTGTTTACAGACATAGTATGTTCACCATCACTACATATTAAGGCCTCAGTTAATTTTGATGTGAGACACTGCTCTCCAAAGTCTGTGAAATTGACATGCCACTTAACACTGAAGTAATGCCATGGGCTATTTCCACTTTCAGGACCGCTTTTAGTGGCATCCTTTTCGGATAAATCTGTACTAAATGTGCCATCTTTCTGTGGTGCTGGCGTGCTCGTCATTTCGGCAAATCCATGCCAACCATGATTGTTAATGACACTGTATATTATGTACACTTTGCTGCTTGAAAAAGCTTCTGCTAAAATGTCCACAGGGTGTGGTGGATTCTGCCTGTTTTTACATGCCCATTGCTGGTCGGTTATACACTTGATAAGGGCAGCAACATTATTCACTTTTGCCACAAAATATTTGGCTTTGTTTTCTTGgaattcagtttttattttatccatATCTATGATGTTACTTTAATATTTGAGAATAAAACACTGACACAGTGTCTTGTAACTGTTACATCTCATAAATGACAAACATCTATCCTTAACTGCTTAAGTTAGTCACCTTATTTTCATACTTTGTATATGTATCCTTCAAGAAAATCACTTGTGCTTGCAGATCTTTTGTGTATGTAACATACACATCCAAAACAGCTGTTTCTTACTTACTAAGGAATGGAATGTGTTTTGCAACTGTGTTTACAGATGAGATTGAAATTgttgtgaaatatttgtaatGTACTTTCTTTTGAAGAGTATTATTCATAAGTAGCAGTGAACAGTCAATATACTGAATAGCAATGTTTCTCCAAACACAGTTGTCTCCCATATACTGCCAGTCTAATTGGATATCTGTCACTAAGCAAACGGATCCCTTAAAATCGcccaagtttattttttatttcaatctgggaccaataacaataCTACTGTACCGGTAGTCTAAAATACTACTCGCCCTTGTTTCAGTTAAAGTTTTCAAGaaaagttggcattttcacttataacaccaatacccttcattcaatttacttaatacttcacatagtTATTCAGGGCTATTACACAATTAGTTACATAGCTCAGTAGCATACTTCATACAAATATGGCCATTGATTGACATAGGAACTAAAGTTTAGGGCAAAAAGTGTCCGGTTAAAGGTTTGGGGCAAactggcattttcacttataccCTAACTTCAATAACATTCATTCAATTCATTTCATACTCCACATTTGGCACATTGTTTTTCTGGTTTAAGTTCTTATTGGGGTTTTCACTTATAAGGTGCGGGTATTCAATTGACTTCATACTTACACAATTGTTTACAGCCATCACACAACTTAAggttacataaatataaattttgcccTTGACTGACTTACGAAATTTGTTTCAAGTGTTCTCAATCATTCATAATATTTAGTTTTGTATCTCATAAAATTACAATGCATCGCAATTACTGGGACAAATAACCTATTTCCAGGTACCAGTAATAGTCGCATGCACTGTCTGACAAATATCTGGatgttgtttattcaaataatataatacttCACACTGATAAATGTCTTTACAGACACATCTTAca
Proteins encoded in this region:
- the LOC128231505 gene encoding uncharacterized protein LOC128231505 → MDKIKTEFQENKAKYFVAKVNNVAALIKCITDQQWACKNRQNPPHPVDILAEAFSSSKVYIIYSVINNHGWHGFAEMTSTPAPQKDGTFSTDLSEKDATKSGPESGNSPWHYFSVKWHVNFTDFGEQCLTSKLTEALICSDGEHTMSVNKCRNWQELDTQTGEKICHLISDFREELVEKQSKKENKKMEQAPQPFYEDTTESIVETWNRIVSKVEVELGRVILACPFGSQRYNLQTANSDTDMFIVYQAKTSDMLGFHPPKQTIKNSEGQLCDYTIHEVHRYCELLLAGDARCVETLFLDNHFLIRALPVWRQLADGKQLFLNKACLDKYLRDAHGSKGTKLLLSWCAEHEKDNCPLSPKMCKLLYIIVRLLQNARELVAGHTLQVYRRDDSQERRELMAIRAGSLPIQQARDIVNKYVGLIDAGHDCVADNREEVERYLTHWLLTLRHADFNL